GTTTAACCAAAGATGAGTTGCCACCGAAAAGAATACTCGATCGCTTGTCGGATAATCGGGCGCGTCTGTCTTTAATCGAACGCGATCGCTGTTTGCTTCACGTTGCAGCTACTCGCGCTAAAAAAGAAGTTTTGGTTACTTATCACGGTCAGCCAAGTAAATTAATTGAACATTAAATAAACAAAAAACCGTATTTGAGGAGATTGTACCGTTTTTACTGCCGAAAACTAGGATTCTCGGCAGTAAAATATGATAAGTTGCCAAAAGCTAGAACCATGACGATTAACAACACAGAGCGCGCGA
This Pleurocapsa minor HA4230-MV1 DNA region includes the following protein-coding sequences:
- a CDS encoding ATP-binding domain-containing protein, whose translation is KSLIDSYSKALNALGITTCQIHRSQADDLTTPGLRVATMHRVKGLQFEYVLLAGLTKDELPPKRILDRLSDNRARLSLIERDRCLLHVAATRAKKEVLVTYHGQPSKLIEH